The genomic DNA GATGAGTACCTGCGCGCCATATGGCAACACGCCCTGCACCACGCACGAAAAAATATCTAATACCGATGCCATATTTTTGGGTTGGATACGAAAAGTTTCGCTGATGGTTTTTGCCACTTTGCCCGAAATAATGATGGAAATCGTGTTGTTTGCCGTCGCCATATCCACCACTGCCACCAAGCTCCCCACGCCCAACAATGCCGTGCGATAGCCTGAAATCCGCTGTTTGATGGCACTCAAAATATAGGTAATGCCACCCGCTTTTTCCACCATCGCTGCCAGTCCGCCTGTGAGGAGCGAGAGGAGGAAAATTTCTTGCATACTCGTAAAGCCTTCGTAGATTTTTTTGCTGAGCCCCATCACATCTAAACCGCTCAAAATCAAGCCTAAACCTCCGCTAAACGCCACACCGATCAGCAATACCAAAAAGACATTAACGCCCAATAACGAAAGGACAATCACGAGCAAATACGGCAATGCCAAGAGCCAATTTCCGCCATCGTTTTGAGGAAGATTGGGCACGGTGGAGAGCACCGCTTCTTGGGTGAAAACAATGTAAAGCACGATGGACAACACCGCTGCTGGCAAGGCAATGGCGATATTGGTTTTGAATTTATCCTTCATAGAACAGCCCAAAGATTGCGTTGCGGCGATGGTGGTATCGGAAATCATCGAGAGGTTGTCGCCGAGCATCGCACCGCCCAAAAGCGCTGCCCCAATATAATTGGCATCTACGCCACCTTCGGCAAAGCCCATCGCCACAGAACCGAGCGCCACAATCGTGCCCACAGAAGTCCCCGAAGCTATGGAAATAAACGCGGCAATCACGAAAATCCCCACAGGAATATACGCCAGCGGCACCCATTGCAAACCGTAATTAACGATGACCTCCACGCTTCCCACCGATTTTGAAACCGTAGCAAACGCTCCTGCCAGTAGGTAAATAATGCACATACTCAGGATTTTATGGTCGCCGCAGCCCGAGAGAAATTGTTCCACTTTGTCGTTGAAACTGCCTTTAAACAGGATAAAAGCGGCGATAATTCCCACCAAAACCGCCACAGGGGAAGGCAAGGCGTAAAAATCACCAAAATAAATGCCGCAGCCTAAAAAGACCAGCACAAAAATCAACAAGGGCAAAATGCTTGTAAAAGATACCGTTTTCATTTTCAATTTGTTATGTATTAAATTCAACTGAGTTGTAGCGAAGTTTTTCCTCGCCATAACGCGATCAAAGACCTCTTAGGCAAGCCTTGTTTGATAGAAAAAACGGTACATATTGGGGTAAGTATCAACATTTTTTCCAGAACTGGCTTATCATTTTTAGCACCTTGCTTGTTGTTGCAGGTTGCTACCTCCCTCCGAGGTTCTTGATAATAGACCGCAAATATAGGGAATTTTGTTTGTATGATTCCAAATTTTGGATTGAAAGTTTGAAAAATTTGTGAGATAATAAACTTGCAGATAATTCCCCTCTTTAAAAAAGAGGGGTGGCACACAGTGACGGGGGGTTGCCGAAAGGTATTTAGCTTCGTTCAGTCGCAAGCTCTTGTCAGATTTAATATTCATCATTTAAAATTGGGCAACAAGCCTGTGTACTGGGCGAAGGCAATTTTTAAATCTTTCGCTTTCCAACAATGATTTCCCTTTATTTTTTATAATTTAGCCGAATGAAATTTTTGTGTAGAAGTGGACTTTTTTATGGAGTTCCGCTTGATGAAAACAAAAATTCAACGCTATATTTATAATCAATATCTACCTGAGAATGAGCCTATTTACTAAATTTTTAATCGGAATTATTGCGGCAGAGCACCTTTATATTATGTATTTTGAAATGCTGGCGTGGGAACGCATTGGCAAAAGGGTTTTTAAGTTTTTGCCTGAAAATTTATTTACACCCACCAAAGGTTTGGCAGCGAACCAAGGGCTTTATAATGGTTTTTTGGCAGCAGGATTACTCTGGACTTTTTTTATCACCGATGCCATTTGGGCGAAAAATATCGCTCTTTTTTTCTTGGTCTGCGTTGCTGTGGCTGGCATTTATGGGGCTATTAGTGGCACGAGAAAAATTTTCTTCTTACAAGCCTTACCCGTCCTCATCGCTATTATAAGTTTGATGATTTAATGGACGGATTTCATCTTTCATCGTGTTATCTTTCTCTTTTTTGACCTAAAAAAGGCATTCCAACATACGCTGAAATGCCCTTTTATTTATGATAAAATCATCAAAAAGTTGGTGCTTTTTTGAAAATCCGACTCTACAAAAGCTCGCCCAAATGCCCAATATTGGCACTGATGGCACTTTCTACATCGCCAAATTTACCTTCGGCTAATTTTTTAAACATAGAAGTGGTGAAGCCTTTCATCTGTTGGAGCGTGATGTGCGGCGGCATCGCTAAGGAATTCGGATTGGTGTAAACATTGAGCAAGGCAGGTCCCTCGTGTGCGAAAATTTCCTTTAAGGCACTCTCCACCTCTTCGGCTTTGTGCACCGCCATACTCTTCATCCCCATCAGCGTACCGATTTTGTCAAATTCGGGATTGACCATATTGGTTTGCCAATCCACATAGCCGTTCACCTGCATTTCCAGCTTTACCATTCCCAAACTGCGGTTGTTAAACACGATGATTTTAATCGGAAATTGATACTGCATAATGGTCGCCAAATCACCCAAAAGCATAGAAATTCCACCATCTCCACACATCGCAATCACTTGTCTGTCTTTTTGGGAAGCCGCCGCCCCAATCGCCATCGGCATTGCATTCGCCATAGAGCCGTGGTTGAAGGAGCCCGTGAGGTAACGCTGGCGTTTGCCCTTGATAAAACGCGCCGCCCACACGGAGGTCATCCCTGTATCTACGGTAAAAATGGCATCATCATCCGCCAGTTGGTTGATCATATGTGCCACATATTCAGGGTGAATTTCATCGATTTTGCCATCAGTATTGACGAATTTATCCAATGCTTCCTCACTTTTGCGGTGTTCTTTTTGCATTTCGGTAAGGAAATCGGTGTCAATATTGCCCTTCAATAGCGGTAACAATGCGGTAAGGGTGTCCTTAATATCGCCTGCCAAGCCCATACTGACTTTGGCTCTTCGCCCTATGCGAGCGGGTTGGTGGTCTATTTGCACGATTTTCGTTTTCTGCGGTAAAAATTCGGCATAAGGGAAATCGGTGCCGAGCATCAGCAAAACATCGGCTTCGTTGCAAGTGAGATAGCCCGAACGATGCCCCAAAAGCCCATTGAGCCCCGTAGCAAAGGCATTATCATCGGTATCAAAAAATATTTTCCCTCGGAATGAAAACGCCATCGGTGCATTGAGTTTCGCTGCCAATGCCTTGACTTCTACCACTGCGTGCCGACAGCCGTGTCCGCAATAGAGTGCGATTTTTTTGTTTTCGTTGAGAAGGTCTGCCAAAGCCTGCAACTCCGCATCAGAAGGGCGAAAGATGCTTTGGGTATTGTAATTTCGCTGCGAGGTGATGATGTCCACCGCTGGTGCCGCCGCTACATCGCCTGGTAAACCGACCACCGCCACGCCTTTTTGCTCCGTAGCCACCTGTATGGCGTGCTGCAACATATGCGGAAACTGGGTGGGCGTATTGGCAACATACACATATTTACTGCAATCTTGGAAGAGATAAAACGGATTGGTCTCTTGGAAATAATCTTGCCCAAATTTGTTGGAAGGGCAGGTGCTGGCAATCGCAATTACGGGGTTTCCGGATCTGTTGGCATCATAAAGACCGTTGATCAGATGCACATGCCCTGGCCCAGAACTGCCCATACAACAGCCAATGCCGTTGAGTTCCGCATCCATAGAGGCGGCATAAGCTCCCGCTTCTTCGTGGCGGACATGGATCCATTCTATTCGCCCATCTCTGCGGATGGCATCATTCACAGGATTGAGGCTATCGCCAGTAATGCCATAGACGCGCTTCACGCCTGCATTAACCAGCATTTCTACTAATTGATCAGCTACTGTTTTGGACATTTTATAAGGGTTTTAAAGTTCAAAGTTAGTAAAGATTTTTGAGATGGAGGCTTTTATCATTTTTGAAAATAAAAAAACTCACACCTTTTTATTTGGTATGAGTTGTATATTTTTTAATCTATCCTTGAATTAGTTTTCTTGGATAATTCTTTTAGCAAATCTGTAGCGTGGTCCCCAGTAACCATCATTCAACGAAGAAATCATAACGCCTCTTGATGTCGCTGCGTGGATGAATTTTACCTCGCCATCTTCTGTCACTTCTTGTACAATCCCTACATGAGAAATGCGTCTGCCGTGTGAGAAGAATACCAAATCGCCTCTTTTGAGTTCTGATTTAGCCACTCTTTCGCCTTCTTGAGCTTGTGCTGCCGCTACTCTTGGCAAACTAATTCCTGTTGCTTCATTAAATACTGAAAGTACGAATGCTGAGCAATCAATCCCTCTTCTACTCGTTCCTCCGAAGCGGTAAGGGGTTCCAATATAAGTGCTGGCTTGGTTGAGAATATCGTCTATAGTTTTCTCGTGTTGTATGGCTTTTTCTATTTCAGCTCTGGCTTCTAATTTGTTGAGTTCCGTTAGTGTGGCTTTTGCTGCTTCAAAATTATCATCAGCATAGAGTGATTTTTTCGCTGATACTAAACTTGCCTTGCTGATTTTGGGTACATTGGCATTGGTTTTGTTATAAAAGTCTTGCTGAGATGGTGTAGCGCTAACCACATAATTGCTCACACAAGATTGTAAAGATAATATAGAAATAGCCGCAACGATATAGGTTAAAAATTGATTTCTCATTTTTTTATTTTGGAATAACAACGAAGCAAAAATACATATTGCATATTAAGTCAAGGCTTTATTCTCCCTTGAAAATTATTTTTTTAACACTTTTTAACATTTTTCAACCGATTTCTTAAAGAAAAAACTGCCACAAATGCCCTATTTAGGCTCTGCAGCAGTTCTTTTTTTTTAATATTTTTTAACATCTTCCTATCTCGTGAAGAGTAATTCCCTGTATTTGGTGAGTGGCCAAAGCTCATCATCTACCATCATTTCTAAAGCATCGGAGGCTTCTCTAATGGCATCAAACTTAGGTTTTACCTCTTGGCAATACGCCTCGGCTTGCTTCTGATGATTGCTGATGGCTTGCGCCTTGGCTTTGGCTTTTAACAACTCATCTACACCAACTTTAATTTTAGATACATTTTCAGAAATATCCTTAATGAGCTCCATTTGTTCTTTACCCAAACTCTTAAACTCCTGAGCACCAAAGATTTCCTTTAAACCTTTAACATTGTCTATCAGACGGTTTTGGTATTTTAACGCCGCTGGGATAATGTGATTTCTTGCAATATCCGACAGTACTTTGGCTTCTATATCAATATTAGCGGAATATTTTTCTAATTTGATTTCGTTCCTTGCCTCAAACTCTCGGTGGTTGTAAATTTCTAGGTCTTGAAATAAATCTACAAACTTTTTATCTAACTCATTCTTAAGGGCTTCTGGTGTAGTTTTAAGATTGTTGAGTCCTCGTTTTTTGGCTTCTTTTGCCCAATCTTCGGAGTAGCCATCGCCCTCAAAAATAATCCTTTTACAATCCCGAACATATTCTCTAAGGACATTGAATATCGCCTCATCTTTTTTGAGATTTTTGCGGTCTATCACTGCATCTACTTCGGCTTTAAACAATCTTAACTGTTTAGCAACCATCGCATTAAGCGCGGTCATCGGTTCGCCACAATTGGCAGAAGAACCTACGGCTCTCAGTTCGAATTTGTTCCCTGTAAAGGCGAATGGCGAAGTTCGGTTTCTATCCGTGTTATCTAAAAGAATTTCAGGGATTTTGCCGACTACATTTAGTTTTAAATCAGTTTTTTCCTCTGGGGATAATTTACCATCGGTTACCTTTTCCAACTCTTCTAAAACGGCAGAAAGTTGTGAACCAATAAACGCCGAAATAATGGCTGGTGGAGCTTCGTTGGCGCCCAAACGGTGGTCGTTACTCGCAGAAGCGATGCTGGCTCTGAGCAAATCGGCATAATCGTGAACGGCTTTTAAGGTATTGATAAAAAAAGTTAAGAATTGTAAGTTTTTCTTCGGATTTTTGCCTGGACTTAGGAGATTTTCGCCCGTGTCTGTCGCCAACGACCAGTTGTTATGCTTGCCGCTGCCATTAACGCCTGCAAACGGCTTTTCGTGGAACAAAATATGAAAATGATGTTTGTGTGCCACCCTCGCCATAATATCCATCAATAGGGAGTTATGGTCTACTGCCACATTGGTTTCTTCAAACATCGGTGCGAGCTCAAACTGGTTAGGCGCTACCTCGTTATGCCTTGTGGTAACGGGAATGCCGAGTTTCATACACTCAATTTCCAATTCCTTCATAAAATTCATCACCCGTGTAGGAATGGAGCCAAAATAATGGTCATCCAACTGTTGTCCCTTCGCTGGAGAATGCCCCAAAAGCGTACGACCCGTAAAAATTAAATCTGGTCTGGACTGATACAGCGCGCTATCCACCAAAAAATACTCTTGCTCCCAACCCAAAGTAGCGGTTACCTTGGTTACATTTTTGTCAAAATAAGCTTTGCAAATGCTGGTCGCTGCCTCATCTACCGCGTGGAGGGCTTTGAGAAGAGGTGTTTTATAATCCAAGGTTTCGCCTGTATAAGAAATAAAAATCGATGGAATACAGAGTGTTGTACCCACGATAAACGCTGGCGATGTAGGATCCCAAGCGGTATAACCACGGGCTTCAAAGGTATTTCTAATGCCACCATTCGGGAAGGAAGAGGCATCGGGTTCTTGCTGAATGAGCATTCCGCCATCAAAGCGTTCTATAGCCCTGTCGCTCTCTATGGGCGTGAAAAAAGAGTCGTGTTTTTCTGCCGTAGATCCCGTAAGTGGCTGGAACCAGTGGGTATAATGCGTAGCCCCCTTAGAGAGCGCCCAGTCCTTCATCGCTACTGCCACTTGGTCTGCAATATCTCGCTGAATTTTGGCACCTTTTTTCACGGCATCCATAATGGAGCTAAACGCCTCTTTGGTGAGGTACGCCCTCATGGTTTGCTCTGAGAATACATTTTCGCAAAATAACTCGGAGAGTTTTTTAGGGACATTCACGGCGTTGTCTTTTCTGAAATCCATAAAAGGCAACTTAGCTAACGCTTTAAATCTTAGTGATGACATAATGAGTGTATTTTTTATGGGGCTAAATTACAAAAAATACTTAAATAAAAACCATTACCCCTAAAATAATTAGGGGTGATGGTTTAATTTATATAAAATCTACTTCCGAACTCGCTTTGCCCAATTGTCCATTTTTTGCTCTAAAACCTGCAGTGGGAGGCAACCTTGGTTCAATAACTCATCGTGAAATTGAGCCAAATTGAATTGATTACCCAATTCTGTGGCATATTTTTGCCTCAATGATTGTATTTTCATTGCACCAGTTTTATAACTAAGTGCTTGCCCAGGATAAGCCATATAGCGCTCTATTTCTGCCGTTGCTGCGGCTTCATCATAGGCGACATTGCTCAGAAAATACTGAATGGCTTGCTCACGGTTCATTTTTCCAGTATGGATCCCCGTGTCTACCACTAAGCGCACAGCACGCATCATTTCATCGCTTAGAGCGCCCATTTTTTGATAAGGATCTGTATAAAGCCCCAATTCCGGGCCCAAGGATTCACAATAGAGCGCCCAACCCTCGCCATAAGCACCAATCCAACCGAAACGCAAAAATTTAGGCAGCGCCGTATTCTCTTGCTGTAACGCGATTTGATAGTGGTGCCCAGGTATAGCCTCGTGGAGAAATAGGGACTCCATTCCAGAAGTTACATTAAATTCTTTAGGGTCAGGAATGGGAATATAAAAAATACCATTGCGCTTGCCATCGGGCGTTCCAGGCAGATATTCTGCACTGGCTGAAGCTTCTCTAAATTTTTCGGTTTGCCTAATTTCAAAGCCTGTTTTTGGGACTACATTAAACATCGTTTTTAGCTTAGGCTCTATTTTAGCAAGCACTGCATTGAAGGCGTTCAATATTTCTTGAGAGGTATGGTAAGGCTTGGCTTTAGGGTCTTTTTTCACAAAGGATAAAAATTCCTCTAAACTCCCTTGAAAATTGAGTTGGTTTTTTACTTTCTCCATTTCGGCTCTCAGGCGCGCCACTTCTTCTAAGCCTTTTTGATGAATTTCTTCAGGCGTTTCATTCGTGGTCGTCCAATGCTTCACTTGGTATTGATAGATTTCTTTTCCCTTAGGCAGGGCGTTGTAGCCATCAGTATCCCGAGCATTAGGCAAATATTCTTCTTCTAAAAATTTTGCCATTTTTTGATAAGCGGGTATAATTTGATCGAGGATCACCGCTCTATATCGTTTTGTAAAATCTTGCCGTTCCACCGAAGATAGCGCCTTTGGAAAGTGATGAATAGGGTTAAAAAAGATATTTTTAGACTCTTTGGTAGAAGTCAACTCCTCGGCATTCATCTGCGGTATCATCTTTAAAACTAAACTTTTCGGCAGCGCCATATGGTCTTTAATTCCTAATCTAAAATTGGTGATCGCCATATCCATCCAATTGGGAAAAGCCTCCATTCTTTTGAGCCAATTTTCATAATCTTCCTTCGTTTCAAAAGGTTGGCTCCCCTGCCCACTACCCAACAACGGAAACTCCAATGGCAAGCCAGAAAACTGGGTAAATGGAAAATATTCTGGGTGATAGCTATAGCTTTCTATTTGGTCTTTTAGCTGATAATCCAATACATTATACACCACCTTTTGGGCATCGGTTAGTTGGTTGTAATTGATGCCTTCCAACCTCTTAATCATCTGATGATAAAACGCTGTTTCCTCCGATATTTGGGCTTTATCTAAATTTTGCGGTAAGATATCATTAAAGCGTCTATCGCCCTGCGCTGTAGCCTCCAGCGGATGGTATTTAAGGTAGCCATCGTAATAAGTTGCTGCAAGGCTGTCAAGGCTCGTGTGCTCTGGAACAACAGCTATAGGCGTATCACTTTTTTTGCAAGCTCCTAAACAAAATAGAGCGATGAAACTTATATAATTTAAAATTGATTTCATTATTGATAATATTGAATTTTATTTTTTAAACATTTGAGAAAAGAAATTCCACATCACAATACCGCCGCAAACACTCACATTTAAAGAATGTTTGGTACCATATTGAGGGATTTCAATAAAGGCATCATATTGTGCCAAAGCGGACTCGCTAAGCCCTTCTACCTCGTTGCCAAGAACCAGTGCATATTTTACTGAAGGTTCTATTTTAAAGTCATCCAACATCACGCTATCTGTGGTTTGCTCTATGCCTATAATTTGATAACCTACTGTTTTTAAATGAGATAAAGCCGTGTTTATGTCTTTTTCATAATGCCAATCCACGCTTTCTGTAGCGCCCAAAGCGGCTTTATGAATCTCCCGATGAGGCGGATGAGGCGTAATCCCGCAAAGCACCAATTTTTCAACCGTAAAGGCATCTGCGGTACGGAATATAGCGCCTACATTATGCATACTTCTAATTTGGTCTAAAACCACTACCAATGGCATCTTTTCCTGCGCTTTAAAGGTTTCTATATCCACCCTGTTCAGCTCTTCTAATTTCAGTTTTTTCGTCATTTTAGTATTAAAGTCAGAAATTTTTAATCTGCGATAGGGTACAAAGATAAGGTTTTAATTGATTTACATTATTTCTTCTTCTCAAAAAACCTTATCTTTGCCTTTATGATTGAGCGTTTACCTCGTGTTGTGATTATTGGTGGTGGAGCGGCAGGTTTTTTCTGTGCGGCTAATTTAGACCATTCTCGGTACCATATCCAGATTTTGGAACAAAATGCCGAGGTGCTCCAGAAAGTCAAAATCTCTGGTGGTGGGCGCTGTAACCTTACCCACGCTTGTTTTGACCCACGCGAGTTGGTACGGTTTTACCCTCGTGGGCATAAAGAATTGTTGAGCGTTTTCAGTAAATTTCAGCCTGCCGATACTATGGCGTGGTTTCATGCCGAAGGTGTTCCTTTAAAAATAGAAGCCGACCAGCGCGTGTTTCCAGAGTCTAACAGCTCGCAGACCATTATCGATACACTGTGCCGAAAAGTGGAAAATCAAGTGGAAGTCCTAACCAAAATCACAGTGAAAGACATCACCCCGCGCGAAAACGGCGGTTACC from Riemerella columbina includes the following:
- a CDS encoding C40 family peptidase, yielding MRNQFLTYIVAAISILSLQSCVSNYVVSATPSQQDFYNKTNANVPKISKASLVSAKKSLYADDNFEAAKATLTELNKLEARAEIEKAIQHEKTIDDILNQASTYIGTPYRFGGTSRRGIDCSAFVLSVFNEATGISLPRVAAAQAQEGERVAKSELKRGDLVFFSHGRRISHVGIVQEVTEDGEVKFIHAATSRGVMISSLNDGYWGPRYRFAKRIIQEN
- a CDS encoding DUF885 domain-containing protein, whose product is MKSILNYISFIALFCLGACKKSDTPIAVVPEHTSLDSLAATYYDGYLKYHPLEATAQGDRRFNDILPQNLDKAQISEETAFYHQMIKRLEGINYNQLTDAQKVVYNVLDYQLKDQIESYSYHPEYFPFTQFSGLPLEFPLLGSGQGSQPFETKEDYENWLKRMEAFPNWMDMAITNFRLGIKDHMALPKSLVLKMIPQMNAEELTSTKESKNIFFNPIHHFPKALSSVERQDFTKRYRAVILDQIIPAYQKMAKFLEEEYLPNARDTDGYNALPKGKEIYQYQVKHWTTTNETPEEIHQKGLEEVARLRAEMEKVKNQLNFQGSLEEFLSFVKKDPKAKPYHTSQEILNAFNAVLAKIEPKLKTMFNVVPKTGFEIRQTEKFREASASAEYLPGTPDGKRNGIFYIPIPDPKEFNVTSGMESLFLHEAIPGHHYQIALQQENTALPKFLRFGWIGAYGEGWALYCESLGPELGLYTDPYQKMGALSDEMMRAVRLVVDTGIHTGKMNREQAIQYFLSNVAYDEAAATAEIERYMAYPGQALSYKTGAMKIQSLRQKYATELGNQFNLAQFHDELLNQGCLPLQVLEQKMDNWAKRVRK
- a CDS encoding glutamine synthetase III family protein, encoding MSSLRFKALAKLPFMDFRKDNAVNVPKKLSELFCENVFSEQTMRAYLTKEAFSSIMDAVKKGAKIQRDIADQVAVAMKDWALSKGATHYTHWFQPLTGSTAEKHDSFFTPIESDRAIERFDGGMLIQQEPDASSFPNGGIRNTFEARGYTAWDPTSPAFIVGTTLCIPSIFISYTGETLDYKTPLLKALHAVDEAATSICKAYFDKNVTKVTATLGWEQEYFLVDSALYQSRPDLIFTGRTLLGHSPAKGQQLDDHYFGSIPTRVMNFMKELEIECMKLGIPVTTRHNEVAPNQFELAPMFEETNVAVDHNSLLMDIMARVAHKHHFHILFHEKPFAGVNGSGKHNNWSLATDTGENLLSPGKNPKKNLQFLTFFINTLKAVHDYADLLRASIASASNDHRLGANEAPPAIISAFIGSQLSAVLEELEKVTDGKLSPEEKTDLKLNVVGKIPEILLDNTDRNRTSPFAFTGNKFELRAVGSSANCGEPMTALNAMVAKQLRLFKAEVDAVIDRKNLKKDEAIFNVLREYVRDCKRIIFEGDGYSEDWAKEAKKRGLNNLKTTPEALKNELDKKFVDLFQDLEIYNHREFEARNEIKLEKYSANIDIEAKVLSDIARNHIIPAALKYQNRLIDNVKGLKEIFGAQEFKSLGKEQMELIKDISENVSKIKVGVDELLKAKAKAQAISNHQKQAEAYCQEVKPKFDAIREASDALEMMVDDELWPLTKYRELLFTR
- a CDS encoding Na+/H+ antiporter NhaC family protein; amino-acid sequence: MKTVSFTSILPLLIFVLVFLGCGIYFGDFYALPSPVAVLVGIIAAFILFKGSFNDKVEQFLSGCGDHKILSMCIIYLLAGAFATVSKSVGSVEVIVNYGLQWVPLAYIPVGIFVIAAFISIASGTSVGTIVALGSVAMGFAEGGVDANYIGAALLGGAMLGDNLSMISDTTIAATQSLGCSMKDKFKTNIAIALPAAVLSIVLYIVFTQEAVLSTVPNLPQNDGGNWLLALPYLLVIVLSLLGVNVFLVLLIGVAFSGGLGLILSGLDVMGLSKKIYEGFTSMQEIFLLSLLTGGLAAMVEKAGGITYILSAIKQRISGYRTALLGVGSLVAVVDMATANNTISIIISGKVAKTISETFRIQPKNMASVLDIFSCVVQGVLPYGAQVLILIALSEEKIQYLTLLSYSFYPLLLLISALLWIAFGKRHTEEVDSKLTSPSS
- a CDS encoding thiamine pyrophosphate-dependent enzyme, with protein sequence MSKTVADQLVEMLVNAGVKRVYGITGDSLNPVNDAIRRDGRIEWIHVRHEEAGAYAASMDAELNGIGCCMGSSGPGHVHLINGLYDANRSGNPVIAIASTCPSNKFGQDYFQETNPFYLFQDCSKYVYVANTPTQFPHMLQHAIQVATEQKGVAVVGLPGDVAAAPAVDIITSQRNYNTQSIFRPSDAELQALADLLNENKKIALYCGHGCRHAVVEVKALAAKLNAPMAFSFRGKIFFDTDDNAFATGLNGLLGHRSGYLTCNEADVLLMLGTDFPYAEFLPQKTKIVQIDHQPARIGRRAKVSMGLAGDIKDTLTALLPLLKGNIDTDFLTEMQKEHRKSEEALDKFVNTDGKIDEIHPEYVAHMINQLADDDAIFTVDTGMTSVWAARFIKGKRQRYLTGSFNHGSMANAMPMAIGAAASQKDRQVIAMCGDGGISMLLGDLATIMQYQFPIKIIVFNNRSLGMVKLEMQVNGYVDWQTNMVNPEFDKIGTLMGMKSMAVHKAEEVESALKEIFAHEGPALLNVYTNPNSLAMPPHITLQQMKGFTTSMFKKLAEGKFGDVESAISANIGHLGELL
- a CDS encoding RNA methyltransferase, whose amino-acid sequence is MTKKLKLEELNRVDIETFKAQEKMPLVVVLDQIRSMHNVGAIFRTADAFTVEKLVLCGITPHPPHREIHKAALGATESVDWHYEKDINTALSHLKTVGYQIIGIEQTTDSVMLDDFKIEPSVKYALVLGNEVEGLSESALAQYDAFIEIPQYGTKHSLNVSVCGGIVMWNFFSQMFKK
- a CDS encoding DUF1304 domain-containing protein, with the translated sequence MSLFTKFLIGIIAAEHLYIMYFEMLAWERIGKRVFKFLPENLFTPTKGLAANQGLYNGFLAAGLLWTFFITDAIWAKNIALFFLVCVAVAGIYGAISGTRKIFFLQALPVLIAIISLMI